In the Sandaracinus amylolyticus genome, TCGTCGCGTGACCTGAAGCGCATGTAGCAGACGTGTCCGGTCGCGACGTGCCGGTGGGCCTCGTCGAACACGTCGACGTGCACCGGGACGAGCGCGCGGCCGAGCTTCACGACCTCGGCGTCGACGTGGATGCCGGTGGTGCATCGCGCCAGGAAGCGGAGGCTCACGTCGGTCGTCGCGAGCGCGGCATCGGCACCGACCCGGGTGAGGATCGCGAACGCCGCTGCGCTGTCCGCCACCGTCGTCACGATGCCTCCGTGCAGCGAGTCGAAGATCCCGTCGTGACCGCGCGAGCGCGGCGCGAAGAGCGAGCAGCGCCCATCTGCGAGCTCGATGCGCTCGAGGCCGAGCGTCGCCGTGCTCGGGATCGACGCGATGCGCGCGAGGATCGCGTCTCGCGCGGCAGCGTCGATCGCGCTCGCTCCCTCACGCCGCATCGCGGGTGAGCTCCAGGCCGCCGGGCAGGACCAGGAGGAACGTGCACTCCTCCTTCGCGTGTCCGTCGTGGACCTCGCCGGGCGGCGTGTAGAGATAGTCGCCGGCCGAGAGGAGCTTCCCGCCGGCGCGGAGCGTGCCCGAGAGGATGAACGTCTCCTCGCCGCCGGGGTGGTGGTGGCGCGGCGCGTGGGCGCCCGCGTCCATGCGCACCAGCAGCGTGACGCCGGGTCCGGTCTCGTGACGGCGCAGGACGCAGATGTGGATGCCCGGAGCGAAGGGCTCGAACGATCGGTCGTGGTGGGAGCGATGGCGCGTCGTGGTCATGGGCCCACCATGCGCCGTCGCTGCTCATGTGTGAAACTCATCTTCTGCATCAGCTCATGAGGCGAGCTCATCATGTCGATGATCGAGACCCGTCACCTGCGCCTGGTCCGCGCGATCGCCGAGGAAGGTGGCCCCACCCGCGCCGCGGCGCGCTTGCACCTCACCCAGTCCGCCGTGAGCCATCAGCTCGCCGAGCTCGAAGATCGACTCGGCGTGGTGCTCTTCGCCCGGGTCCGGCGGCAGCTCAAGCTCACGCCGGCCGGCGAGCGGCTCGTCGAGGCGGCGCGCTCGATGTTGTCCGACCTGTCCCGGCTCGAGCGCGACCTGGTGCGCGCCGGGGCGCGCGAGCGCGTGGTCGTGCGCGTCTCGGTCGAGACGTTCACCGCGTACCACTGGCTGCCGCGCGTGCTCACCGCGCTCCGGAAGGATCATCCCCACATCGACGTGCGCATCGTGCTCGCGGCGACGCGGGAGCCGGTCGCCGCGCTCCTCCGCGGCGACATCGAGCTCGCGCTCGCGAGCTCGCCGGTGCGCGACCGCGCGCTCGCGGTCGAGCCCCTCTTCGACGACGAGTGGACGGTGATCGTCGCCCCGACGCACCCGCTCGCGACCCGCCCCTACGTCAGCGCGACCGAGCTCGGGCGCGAGAAGCTCTTCACGCACGACGCTCCGCGCAGCGACGTCGACCGGATGCGCGAGCTCATCGCGGCCGAGCGCGCGGCGATGCCCGAGACCGAGTCCGTCCCGCTCACCGACGCGCTCGTGGAGCTGGTGAAGGAAGGGCTCGGTGTCGGCCTCGTCTCGCGATGGGCGGTGGGGCCGGCGCTCGAGCGTGGCGAGGTCGTGGCGCGGCGATTCACCCGCAGCGGCCTCCACGAGCGATGGGCCGCGATCTACCGTCGCGACGCGGCGAGCCGCCTTCCGCTCGCACAACTGGCCGAGCTGCTCCGGGCACGACCGCCGATCGCGCCGGGCCGGCGCGCCAGGCGCACGAAGCGATGACGAGTCGTTGGGTCAGCGCAGCACCGGCGTGCACAACGCCCGCGCGTCGCAGTAGGGCTCGCCGCAACCACCGGGCTCGCTGATCACGCGCGAGAAGAACTGACCGAGGCGGCCCCCGCACTCGCCTTCACGCGGGCCGCCGGGCGGCGAGACGTCGATCGAGAGCGCCACGCCCAAGCGCGCGCCGGGCACGAGCGCCCACGACGCGAGCCCGAGATCCTCGGCGACGATCAGCGCCTCGAGCGCGTAGCCCGAAGGCCGCTCGACCATCAGGAAGCGCGGTGAGGTCCAGTCTCCGATCAGATCGATGACCCAGCGCTGCGCGTACGGGCCTCGGGTCGCGAGCGGCGCGGCGACGACGAATTGCGCGGTGCCCGGGCGATCGTAGTCGGGCGGCGCGGTCAGCGCTCCGTCGTCGTCGACGAAGACCTCGATCGCGTCGCCGCAGTGCGCGCGATCGGGCGGGCTCGCCGCGTGGCGCTCTCCATCGTCGACCTCGACGTAGGCGTAGAGCCCGTCGGGATGCCACGCGATCGCCGCGCGCGCGGTGATGCCGTCGGGCAGCGGCTCGAGGCCGTTCCATCCGCGGGGCTCGATCACCGAGAGCGCCAAGCAGGGCTCGAGCGCTCCGTCGATCGACGGAGGCGCATCGAGCCGCGGGAGCTCGGTGCACGGATCGAGCGCACGAGCGCACGACGCGTCGGGCTCGCTCGACGTGCCGGCGTCCTGCACGACGGCAGCGTCGAGGCGACCCTGCGAGTCGTACCCGACGCGACCGCAGGCAGTGGGTGTCGTCGCGAGCGCCGCGAGCAGCACCGCTCGATGGAAGCGCCGCAAGGCCCGCGATCTTATCCGAGAAGGGCCGCCCGCGACGCCAGGAGCGCGTTAAACACGCGTGAAACGCGCGGATCGAACTTCGCGCAACCAGCTCGCGCGGTCGGCTCCACCAACGGGATGGAGAACGACGATGCGGCACCTCCGACTCCTGGCGCTCGCGCTCGCGCTGTCCTCGAGCGCCTGCTCGAACGGGCTCATCATGGGATCCGATCCCGACGGCGACCCGCCGGGAGATCCACCTCCGCCGGGCGACTGCGAGGACGATCCCGCGGCGCCGACGCTGCCCCGTGCGTTCGCGCTCTCGTGCGCGGGCTGCCACGGCAGCGAGGGCGCGGGCACTCCGGGAACGCCGAATCTCTTCGAGTACGAAGGCGACGCGGCGAGCTTCGTCGGTGTGGTGCGCGAGGGCGTCGGCACCATGCCCGCGTTCGCCGAAGCGGAAGTGTCCACGCCCGATCTCGAGCGCATGCACGCGTACTTCGAGGCGGGCCCCTCGAACCGACCGACCTGCGGCGGTCCCGACGTGCCGGTCCCGATGGGCTGCGACGACGACGCGCTCGCGGTGCGGAGGCTCTTCGACGCGCCCGCGCCCGGCACGCCGATCTCGGAGCGTCGCGCCGACGGAGTGATCGTCACGCACGGTGCGGGCCGCGTGCGCGGTCGTCACGAGCTCGAGGGCACGTACAGCGAGTTCGGCGGGCGCTACTTCGAGAACCGCAGCTACGGCTTCGAGATCGAAGATCACGTCGCGGCGGGCGAAGACCTGGTGCGCATCACCTATCGCCCCGAGGCGCAGCCGACCACGTTCGGGCCGACGACCAATTTCCGCTACTGGAAGGTCTACGGCGACGGCAACGTGTTCCATCGCAACACCGATCTCGTCGAGGTCGCGCCGATGACCTATCAGCGCGACGTCGTCGGCAACGGCCGCGAGAGCCGACCCATGCAGGTGGGTGACGTGCTCGAGTTCGAGTTCGGCGTGTTCATCGCGGGCAATCAGCCCGGCGATCCCGGCGCGATCGAGGGCCGCACCGCGTACTACACCGACACGTTTCGCTACGTGGTCGGCGAGGGTCGCCTCACCTCCGAGAACGACGACGGCAGCGGTGTGCTCGGTCCGGTCGCCGACGCGCGGCTCGGCGGCGACACGACGATCCCGTGGATCTACGCGGAGCCCGAGCTCTACTTCTCGCAGATGGCGCTCAACATGCAGCCCGACCACGTGCAGCCGTGGCTCGAGGGGCGCCGCCTGTTCCACACCGACTTCGAGACCGGTGCGCACTCCGAGGGTGACAATCCGCTGCTCGAGTCGTCGGCGGGCATGCTCGGACCGCTGTTCAACGTCCACCGCTGCTCGGAGTGCCACGAGCGCAACGGCCGCAGCGCGCCTCCCGAGATCGGCGTTCCGCTCGATCGCGTCGCGATCAAGCTCTACGGAGACGGTCCGCTCGGCAATCAGCTCCAGCCGAGCGAGGGCGCGGTCACGATCGCGAGCTACGAAGAGCACGACGTCACGTTCGCCGACGGCACCGTCGTCACGCTGCAGCGTCCGGTGTTCGCGTTCCCCTCCGACGGCATGCGGGCGTCGGTGCGCGTCGCGAGACAGCTGGTCGGCATGGGCCTGCTCGAGGCGATCGACGAGACGACGATCGTGTCGCGCGCCGACCCGACCGACTGCAACGGAGACGGCATCAGCGGCCGCGTGCAGATCGTCAGTGATCCCCGCACCGGCGAGATGCACGTCGGTCGCATCGGGTGGAGGGCCGAGAAGATCAGCGTCGAGCACCAGGTCGCCGACGCGCTCGAGGCGGACCTCGGCGTGACCAGCGAGTACTTCCCGGAGTCGAGCGGTCACTTCGAGCTCCCCGCCGAAGACCTCGCGCGGATGACGACGTACATGCGGCTGCTCGGTCTGCCCGGACAGCGCGATGCCGGCACCCCGCAGGTGCAGCAGGGCGCAGCGCTGTTCCGCGATCTCGGGTGCGTCGGCTGTCACGCTCCGACGGCGCGCACCGGCTCGACGCATCCGCTCGTCGAGCTGCGCGATCAGGATATCCGCCCATACTCCGATCTGCTGCTCCACGATCTCGGCGAGGGCCTCGCCGATGCGAGCGGCGGTGAGCAGGGACGCGAGTGGCGCACTCCGCCGCTCTGGGGGATCGGTCTGGTCGAGACCGTCAGCGGGCACACGCGCCTGCTCCACGACGGCCGCGCTCGCAGCTACCTCGAGGCGATTCTCTGGCACAGCGGCGAGGCCGAGGCGGTGAAGCAGCGAGTGTTGATGCTCGACGCCACGCAGCGCGACGCGCTGGTCGCCTTCCTCCGGTCGCTCTGAGCTCGACTCGGCTTCGTCGGTCTAGAGATCGACGAAGCCGATCACTCTCAGTCCACCGCGCCCGCCGCCGCGAATCGAGTCCACCTGTTGGATGATCGTCGAGCCGCCGCCGAACAGCTCGATCTGCAGCTCGCGAATCGGCTCCCATCCCCAGACGCCGTCCACCGAGATCGGGAACACGTCTCCGCCGGGCCAGATCGACGAGATGCTCACGTCGGCGCGCGCTCCCCACCGCATCTGGAGCGCCGCCGATCCGAGGAAGAGCTGCGCTGCGAGCCCGCCGGTCAGTCCTTCTTGATTGCCGAGCCAGGTCGCGATCCACGCCTGTCCGAGCCGGATTCCGAGCCCGCCCGACACCACCAGCGCGGCATCACCGGCGAACGGATCACTGCGCAGCTCGAATGCCGCGCTCGCTCGCCATCCACCGCCTCCGGTGCGCGGAAACCACAGCGCGTCATCGGCCGGTCCCATCAAGAGCGCAGTGCGCATCGAGAGGTCCAATTGCGCCGGAGTCGCGCCCTCGGCAGTGGGCGTCATCCACGCGATCGAGGCCTCTCCGCGCCACTCGCCGCACGGCGAGTGCATCACCACGCCGACGTCGATCGCCGGCGCGCGCAGGATGTCGGCGTTCGGCCCGAACGACGCGCCCGCCGCGATACCCGCCGAGAGCGCGACGAGCGGCGTGATCGGCAATGCCCCGCGCACCTGCGCGCGCAGCGCGCCGATCGGACCGACGCCGACACGTCCCTCGAGCTCGAGCGAGATGTTGCGCGCGGGATCGCCGAGCCCTGCGAAATACCCCGCGGGCACCGGGCTCCCCGGCCGCGCACCGGTCGCGACGCAGGTGCGCCCCACGCCGCGCGACGCCTCGGTCGTCCCGCGATCGACGGCCAGCGCGTCGTCGTCGTCGTTCTCGATCTGCGCGCGCGCCGGGATCGACACCAGCGAGAGCGCGATTGCGATCATCCAGACACGCATCACGGCGTCCCTCCGCGGCGCGCGGGATCGGTGCGCTCCCAGACCCGGAGAATCCCTTCGGCCGAGAGCAGCAGTGAGTCGACCACCGCCGTGCGCTGCGCCTCGGGCAGATCGTCGCTCTCCGCGATCGTCGCGATCACGTCGGCGAGCTGCCCGT is a window encoding:
- a CDS encoding PaaI family thioesterase, whose amino-acid sequence is MRREGASAIDAAARDAILARIASIPSTATLGLERIELADGRCSLFAPRSRGHDGIFDSLHGGIVTTVADSAAAFAILTRVGADAALATTDVSLRFLARCTTGIHVDAEVVKLGRALVPVHVDVFDEAHRHVATGHVCYMRFRSRDER
- a CDS encoding cupin domain-containing protein, with translation MTTTRHRSHHDRSFEPFAPGIHICVLRRHETGPGVTLLVRMDAGAHAPRHHHPGGEETFILSGTLRAGGKLLSAGDYLYTPPGEVHDGHAKEECTFLLVLPGGLELTRDAA
- a CDS encoding LysR family transcriptional regulator, producing MSMIETRHLRLVRAIAEEGGPTRAAARLHLTQSAVSHQLAELEDRLGVVLFARVRRQLKLTPAGERLVEAARSMLSDLSRLERDLVRAGARERVVVRVSVETFTAYHWLPRVLTALRKDHPHIDVRIVLAATREPVAALLRGDIELALASSPVRDRALAVEPLFDDEWTVIVAPTHPLATRPYVSATELGREKLFTHDAPRSDVDRMRELIAAERAAMPETESVPLTDALVELVKEGLGVGLVSRWAVGPALERGEVVARRFTRSGLHERWAAIYRRDAASRLPLAQLAELLRARPPIAPGRRARRTKR
- a CDS encoding di-heme oxidoredictase family protein, with the translated sequence MRHLRLLALALALSSSACSNGLIMGSDPDGDPPGDPPPPGDCEDDPAAPTLPRAFALSCAGCHGSEGAGTPGTPNLFEYEGDAASFVGVVREGVGTMPAFAEAEVSTPDLERMHAYFEAGPSNRPTCGGPDVPVPMGCDDDALAVRRLFDAPAPGTPISERRADGVIVTHGAGRVRGRHELEGTYSEFGGRYFENRSYGFEIEDHVAAGEDLVRITYRPEAQPTTFGPTTNFRYWKVYGDGNVFHRNTDLVEVAPMTYQRDVVGNGRESRPMQVGDVLEFEFGVFIAGNQPGDPGAIEGRTAYYTDTFRYVVGEGRLTSENDDGSGVLGPVADARLGGDTTIPWIYAEPELYFSQMALNMQPDHVQPWLEGRRLFHTDFETGAHSEGDNPLLESSAGMLGPLFNVHRCSECHERNGRSAPPEIGVPLDRVAIKLYGDGPLGNQLQPSEGAVTIASYEEHDVTFADGTVVTLQRPVFAFPSDGMRASVRVARQLVGMGLLEAIDETTIVSRADPTDCNGDGISGRVQIVSDPRTGEMHVGRIGWRAEKISVEHQVADALEADLGVTSEYFPESSGHFELPAEDLARMTTYMRLLGLPGQRDAGTPQVQQGAALFRDLGCVGCHAPTARTGSTHPLVELRDQDIRPYSDLLLHDLGEGLADASGGEQGREWRTPPLWGIGLVETVSGHTRLLHDGRARSYLEAILWHSGEAEAVKQRVLMLDATQRDALVAFLRSL